One stretch of Mangifera indica cultivar Alphonso chromosome 9, CATAS_Mindica_2.1, whole genome shotgun sequence DNA includes these proteins:
- the LOC123226446 gene encoding WAT1-related protein At5g07050-like codes for MEGQVCCGSFLQRCKPYIAMISLQFGYAGMNIITKVSLNRGMSHYVLVVYRHAFATAVIAPFALVLERKVRPKITFTIFLQLFVLGLLGPVIDQNFYYAGLKFTSPTFSCAMSNMLPAMTFVMALLCRMEKVDFKKVRCQAKVVGTLVTVAGAMLMTLYKGHVVNMIWSVGIHAHTSSAAEATGSSDKDWFKGSILLILATLAWAAFFILQAVTLRKYTAQLSLTALVCFLGTLQSIAVTFVMEHKPSAWAIGWDMNLLAAAYAGIVSSSIAYYVQGLVMQKRGPVFATAFSPLMMIIVAIMGSFILAEKIYVGGVLGAVLIVMGLYAVLWGKYKEYKENKAETIPEAIKECGETNGHTPTNMVADSEPNDIEMQKPAITTA; via the exons atggaaggaCAAGTTTGTTGTGGCAGTTTTCTTCAAAGGTGTAAGCCTTATATTGCCATGATATCTCTGCAATTCGGCTATGCCGGGATGAATATCATTACCAAGGTTTCTCTAAACCGAGGAATGAGCCATTACGTTTTGGTCGTTTATAGGCATGCCTTCGCTACTGCAGTCATTGCTCCTTTTGCTCTCGTTCTTGAGAG GAAAGTGAGGCCAAAGATTACATTCACCATTTTCCTGCAACTCTTCGTGCTGGGTTTACTTGG GCCTGTTATAGACCAAAATTTCTACTACGCCGGGTTGAAGTTCACATCCCCCACTTTCTCTTGCGCCATGAGTAATATGCTGCCTGCAATGACATTTGTCATGGCACTTCTCTGCag GATGGAGAAGGTGGACTTCAAGAAAGTTAGATGCCAAGCTAAAGTTGTGGGAACACTAGTGACTGTGGCTGGAGCTATGTTGATGACATTATACAAAGGCCATGTCGTTAATATGATTTGGTCAGTCGGCATCCATGCTCACACATCCTCTGCCGCTGAAGCTACTGGTTCTTCTGACAAAGACTGGTTTAAGGGCTCCATTCTCTTAATCTTGGCGACACTCGCTTGGGCCGCATTTTTCATTCTCCAG GCAGTGACATTGAGGAAATACACGGCGCAACTCTCACTCACAGCGCTTGTGTGCTTTCTGGGAACATTACAGTCCATTGCTGTTACCTTTGTTATGGAGCACAAGCCCTCTGCGTGGGCAATTGGCTGGGACATGAATCTTCTAGCTGCTGCATACGCT GGTATTGTTTCATCAAGCATTGCATACTATGTTCAAGGGCTGGTTATGCAGAAAAGAGGTCCTGTTTTTGCGACGGCTTTCAGCCCTCTGATGATGATAATTGTGGCAATCATGGGCTCGTTTATTCTGGCTGAGAAAATTTATGTTGGAGG AGTTCTTGGGGCTGTTCTGATCGTCATGGGACTTTACGCTGTTTTGTGGGGCAAATACAAGGAGTACAAAGAAAATAAAGCCGAGACAATTCCTGAAGCCATTAAGGAATGTGGAGAAACTAATGGCCACACTCCCACAAATATGGTTGCTGATTCTGAACCCAATGACATCGAAATGCAAAAGCCTGCCATTACTACGGCTTAA